ACCGAGTCCACCGCCTGCAGGCGCGCGAGCACGCGGTCGGCGATGTGCCAGCTCGCGACGGCGGGCGTGCCGCGATCCACCAGCTCGGCTTCGATCGCCCGCGCGATGCGCACGACGGTCTCGTCGCCGACCGCCCGCCCGGCGCACACGCGCCGGATCGCGGTCACGAGCTTGGCGTGGTCGAACGGCTCCGCCGGCCGACCGCCGCGCTTGACGACCTTGAGGTCCGTGGGGCCGAGGCGCTCGTAGGTGGTAAACCGACGCTTGCACTCGCCGCACTGCCGCCGCCGCCGCGTCCCGTCTTGCGTGGGCCGCGAATCGACCACCCGCGAGCCACCACCGCAGTACGGACAGTCCACGGAAGTAGTATACGAGGATCGAGCCGTGTCGACGTATCGCGTCAAGGAGCTGTTCGGCCCGACCATCCAGGGCGAGGGCGTCCACGCCGGCCGCGTGTGCGTGTTTCTGCGGTTTGCCGCGTGCAACCTGGCCTGCACCTGGTGCGACACCGATTTTTCGCCGGATGGCGCCGCGCGACTGACCGCAGCGGACATCGCCGACGCACTCTCGCGACTCGATGCCACCGGCAGCCGCACGGT
The genomic region above belongs to Deltaproteobacteria bacterium and contains:
- the nrdR gene encoding transcriptional repressor NrdR; amino-acid sequence: MVGPNSSLTRYVDTARSSYTTSVDCPYCGGGSRVVDSRPTQDGTRRRRQCGECKRRFTTYERLGPTDLKVVKRGGRPAEPFDHAKLVTAIRRVCAGRAVGDETVVRIARAIEAELVDRGTPAVASWHIADRVLARLQAVDSVAYRRFAADYIDERGQVRTEPRSDSVDDAAQLDLFAGPDGRDGDGGSP